AGTACAAAAGTTTTGGTCGGCCCATCATTCCTTGGTCTGTATGGTGCCTGGGGCATATCTTTTGGTGTGATGTTTCCGGTCGTACAGGACTTGACACTTTGGGCAGTGAAAGAAAGGTATCGATTAGCCATAAACTTAAGCTACTGGTTATAAAGCAAGAATTTTAAAAATGTATAAAATGAGAAATATATTTAGAATTATGATGATAGGTCTGTTCGGAATTGGCACAGCATCGGGGCAAATTACCAAAGTTGACCAAGAAGTGTATGGAATGGATTGCGCCCCTTGCGCCTATGGCCTGGAACGGGGACTGAAAAAGATGGATGGGCTTCAGGAAGTACGTGTCAGCCTCAATGACGGAAAGGCATATATGGTAGGATTGGCTGCCGAGAACGGACTTAAATTACGTAGCATTCAGGAAGAGGTAAAAAAGAACGGTTTTTCGGCAAAAAAAGCTGAAGTGACCCTAATTGGAAACGCGGAGAAAGAAGATGGCCAATGGTACATTGAGACCGCTAATGAACGATTTTCCGTATCGCAGGATACTCCTACGGCGTTGTTACAAAAATTAACCGTTGGAACAGCAAGCATAAGCGGAACGGTGCATGATGAGGAAGATGATAACCTCTCTGGCCAATGGTCCATCGTACTAACCAAAATTGAATAGATTTTATGAAGACTATTTCCAAAATGGTATTGGGAAGCAGCTTGGTTGCCGCCCTTCTTCCCTTGATGTGCTGTTTTTTGCCTGCTCTGCTATCGGTCGGTGCGGGATTTGGTTTCTTGGGTTCAACTTTTGAATGGGTACATCCTGCCCAACCCTTTCTGACCACCTTTTCGGCCGGTGCACTTGGTTTCGCTCATTTAAGGAATTTTCAAAATTCAAGAAAATGTAGTGGAGAGGAATCCTGCCAAAACGACAAAAGGAAACACATTATCAACACTTGGTTTCTCTGGATATTTACGTTGCTGATTCTTGCTCTTATGATTTTAAACTACTGGCATGAACTTTAGAAAGCTATTCATTTTTCCGGTTTTTGCTTTGGTTCTTCTCACATCCGGTTGTGAA
This window of the Maribacter cobaltidurans genome carries:
- a CDS encoding heavy-metal-associated domain-containing protein, with amino-acid sequence MRNIFRIMMIGLFGIGTASGQITKVDQEVYGMDCAPCAYGLERGLKKMDGLQEVRVSLNDGKAYMVGLAAENGLKLRSIQEEVKKNGFSAKKAEVTLIGNAEKEDGQWYIETANERFSVSQDTPTALLQKLTVGTASISGTVHDEEDDNLSGQWSIVLTKIE